AAGCACGCCGCCAGAATCGTCTGGCGGACCCGACAGTACGACCCCGACTGCGTTTTCGGACGCGGGGCCTACGCCGCACTCGCGGGCACCGTCGCTCGGGTTCCGGTCGTTCTCGTGGACGACTCGGGCAACACCGACTTGGACCACGCGATTTCGGTTCCGCTGGTCGACGCGGTGTTGACTCCCCACACCTTCGAGAAGGACCTCGGCGAGAAACACTACGAGTTCCGCGGGTTCAAGGAACTCGCCTACCTCCATCCCGACGAGTGGGAGTTCCAGACGGACGTGCGCGAGGAGTTGGGCGTCGGTGCCGAGGAGGACTACGCCATCGTCCGCCTCAACGCCTTCGGGTCGCACCACGACGTGGGGAAAGCCGGGTTTACCCCCGAGAAGCGCCGGGAACTGGTCGAAGCACTCGCGCGGGACGCGACGGTGTTCGTCTCCGACGAGGGCGGCGACATGGACTTAGACCGGGTGCCCGCCCGCGAGTTCGACCTGCATCCGGCGCTCCTCCACGACGCGCTTGCGGAGGCGTCACTGCTGGTCGCCGACACTCAGACGATGGTGACGGAGGCGGCGCTGTTGGGTACGCCCGCGATTCGGTCGAACTCCTTCGTCGGCGACGACGACATGGGTAACTTCGTGGAACTCGAACGCGAGGGACTCATCTACAACCTCGAATCGTTCGACGCGGTTCTGGACGCCGCGACGGACATCCTCGCCGACGACGGGGCCGACCAGCGATGGCGAAATCTGCGCGACGACTACCTCGCAGACAAGGTGAATCTCACCGAAGTCGTCGTGGCGGTGGCCGAGAGCGTCTCGGCGACGGGCGAGGTGTCTCTGGCCGGTATCGACCGAGTGAGCGGCGTCTCGCCGCGCGGACGCGACCGGACGAGGGCGCGCGCGTTCGACCCCGAGACGGTCCGGAGCGACGGGGGCCGAGGAGACGCGGGGCGGACCGAGGGAGGGCGACGGTGAACGTCCTGAATCTGGTCTCGAACGAGGACGCCCGCTTCTTCGAGCAACAGCAGAAGGTGCTGGAGCGCCGGGGGGTGGACTGCGCGACGATGAAACCGCCGGGCGACCACGTGGCCCGCGAAGACGTGACCGAGCGGTCGGCCGGGGACTACCTCCGGTTCGTCCCGCAGGTCGTCAGCGAGTCGCTTGAGGGCTACGACGTGGTTCACGCCAACTACGGCTTGACCGCTCCGGCGGCGCTGGCGCAGGTCCGACTGCCGGTGGTCCTCTCGCTGTGGGGGACCGACCTGATGGGCGAGTACGGGTGGCTCTCGAAGCAGTGTGCGCGCTACTGTGATGCGGTTATCGTGATGTCCGAAGAGATGGCGCGCGAACTCGGCGAACCCTGCCACGTCATCCCCCACGGCATCGACATGGACCGGTTCGCGCCGCGGCCGAAATCCGAGGCCCGCCCAGAGGTCGGGTGGGACCCGGACGCTCGCCACGTCCTGTTTCCCTACCCGCCGTCCCAAGAGGTGAAAAACCACCCGCGCGCGAGACGCGTGGTCGAGCGCGCGAGCGAAGAAGTCGAGGCCGACGTGGAGTTGCAGGTGGTCTACGGCGTCCCCCACGCGGAGGTGGCGACGTACATGAACGCCGCAGACGCGCTCCTGTTGACCTCCGAGCGCGAAGGGTCGCCCAACTCGGTCAAGGAGGCCCTGAGCTGTAACCTCCCGGTGGTTTCGACCGACGTGGGCGACGTGGCCGACCGACTCGACGGGGTGTCGCCCGCCTGCGTCTCGGACGACGACGACGAACTCGTCGCGGGACTCGTGGACGTGCTGGACGACCCACGGCCTTCGGACGGCCGGGACGCGGTTCGGGACATCAGTCTCGGACGGATGGCCGAGCGCATCGAATGCATCTACGAGTCGGTCGTCTGACGGCGGTCCGAACACTTCTGGCGTTTGCTAAGCAATATCCCCACACTTCTAGGAATTATTTATATTTCTGAAGAAATTCTACTTCTGTTCGATAACCGCCCGGCGACGAGCGTCCCGACGGGACGCTCGTCGCCTCGCTTCGGTAGGGTTATCGCCGCGCCGCGTCCGGTCCGAGTTCGACCGGTCCGGTCCGAAGTCGCCGCGTCCGACTCACCGACTTGTCGCCGCGGCGGTTCTCCGCCGCGGCGACTCGTCTCCCTCGTTTGAGACCCCGCCGTCGGGCGTCAGGCGGTCCACGTGGCTTCGTTGCACGTTCGTTTCCCGTCGCCGGTGGGCTAATCCGACCCTGATTGTGCGTAAGCCAGCCAACCTACCGCCGGGAAACCATCGCTTGCCGGAGCGCTAGTCAACGAGTACCAAGCCGTAATCGTCGCAACTGTCGTACGGCCGACCTATACCAGTCCAAACTCGCGCTATCCCGGTATAAGCGCTGGAGAACAAAGTGCGAAGAAACGGATGGATACCTCGAAGGAACCATGAGTTTACAGGTTGCGGAGGGCGAGCGAACCGACGAGTCGGCCGAGCGACTACTCGGCAACGCCCACGTCGTGGTCGGCATCCCCGCGTACAACGAGGAGAACGCCGTCGGGAGTACCGTCCTCGGCGTCCAGCGATGGGCCGACGCCGTGGTTGTCGTAGACGACGGAAGCACCGACCGCACGTCGGCAATCGCGGAGCAGGCCGACGTGACCGTCTTGCGCCACGAGCGAAACCGGGGGAAAGGGGCGGCGGTCCGCACCCTCTTCGCCCACGCCCGGCGCACGGACTGCGACGCGCTCGTCCTGCTCGACGCCGACGGTCAGCACGACCCCGCCGACATCCCCACGCTGGCCGCGCCGGTGGTCGAGGGCGAGGCAGATATGGTCATCGGCAGTCGCTACCTCGCCGACGACGCGGGCGACGAGACGCCCGCCTACCGCCGACTCGGGCAGGTCGTCCTCGACTACTGCACCTCGCGCGTGACCGGTTCCGACCTCACGGACACCCAAAGCGGCTTCCGGGCGTTCTCGCCCGAGTCGCTCGAACGCCTCTCGCTGACGACCGACGGGATGGGCGTCGAGTCCGAGATGATAGACTCGGCGACCAGCGAGGGGTTGACCATCACCGAGCGAGCAATCGACGCCCGGTACGACGACCTCGAAGGCCAGACCTACAACCCCGTCAAACACGGGCTTGCGGTCATGCTCTTCCTCGCTCGCCTGCTCAAGCGCCGCCGACCAGTCTCCGAGGAGCGATAACATGTCTACGATACAGCTACCCACCGACCTCAGCGACCGCTACGCATCGCTCGCCGACCGACTCGACGGCTTCGACGAACCCGAGGACCTCGCGGCCTACGTCCTCGAATCCACCGCCGCCGAAATCGAACGCGGGAGCGGGACCGACGCCGGGGGCGACAGCGCCGACGACGACGTGGTAGAGGACCGCCTCGAACAACTGGGGTACCTCGAAAAGTGACCATGAGCGACGGCTCGGTCTACGTCTTCGGGTTGGACGGCGTGCCGCCCGAACTGGTCGATAGGGGCATCGACGCGGGACGACTCCCCAACTTCGAGCGGATGCGCGCGGAGGGAACCGACGGCACGACCCGCTCTACGGTGCCCCCGCTGTCGATGATTGCGTGGAGTTCGTTCGCCACCGGGCGCAACCCCGGCAACCACGGCGTCTACAACTTCATGCTCAAAGACGAGGGCGAGTACGGCACCGACTTCGTGAACGCCGACACCCTCCGCGAGCAGTCCGTGCCGGTGTGGGAGTACCTCGACGCAGAGGGCCACCGCTCGGGCGTGATGAACGTCATGCCGGGCTACCCGCCCTCCAGAACGTCGGGCTTCCACGTCTCGGACAACATCACGACGCCCTCCTCGGGGTCCTACGCCTTCCCCGACGAACTCCAGCAGGACATAGAGGAACGCGTCGGCGAGTACGACGTGGACCCCTACGAGGGCTACGACGACGGTACCGACGAGGGGAACCTGAAGGGCCTGCTCGACAACTTCTTCGAAATCGAAAAGAATCGCATCGAAGTCGCCAAACTGCTCGTCGAGGAGTACCCCTGCGACTTCTACTCGCTGGTCTTCTCAGGCCCGGACAACGTTCTGCACGTCCTCGGCCACGTCTTGGACGAGACCCACCCCAAGCACGACCCGCAGGTCGCGGCCCGATACGAGGACAAACCCCTCCAACTGCTCGAACTCTACGACGACTTCCTCGGGTGGGTGATGGACCGGATGAGCGACGACGACTCGATGCTGGTCCTCTCGGACCACGGCCACGGTCCGGTCTACCAGACCATCAACCTCAACTCGTGGCTCTACGACGCTGGCTACCTCGAACTCCAGTCCCGGCCGTGGACCCGACTCAAGCAGTTCGGCTACAACCACGTATACGACGCCGTGGAGACGGTGATGAGCGAACTCAATCTCTTCTCGAAACTCAAGATGGGCGTGGCCCGGACCAGCGGCGGCGGGTCGGGTCCGGACCTCGCGGAACTGCTCACCATCTCCCGGAAGGACATCGACTGGAGCGAGACCGCGGCGTTCACGGTCGCCAGCGGCGGCCAAATCTACCTCAACACCGACGACCACCGCGAGGGCGCGATTCCCGAACGGAAGTACGACGCGGTGCGCGAGCGCCTGCGCGAGGAACTGCTCGCCATCGAACATCCCGAGCGCGGCGAGTCGGTCATCGACTCGGTTCTCTACGGCGAGGACGTGTACGGCGACGAGTACGAAGACACCCGCCCGGACCTCGTTTGCATGCCCGCGCCGGGCTACCAGATTCAGTACCCCCAGACGATGAAGACCAAGCGCGTCTTCGCCGACCCGCCGAAAACCGGGTCGCACACCTCGATGAACGAGATGCACGGTATCTTCTACGCGTGGGGCGGTCCCGTCGAGAACGAGACCGGCGTGACGGTGGACCTGACCGACTTCGCGCCCACCGCGTGTTCGCTGTTGGACGTGCCGGTGCCCGCGGAGATGGACGGCGACGTGCGCGACGACGTGGTGGACGTGTCGGCCGAGCGTGACAGCTACGACGGGAAGGTGGAGGCGAAGCGGGCGGTGCGGGAGGTTGTTGGGGAACTTCAGGAGTAAAAGAGGCGGTTTCAGTTTTTATTTTTAGTTTTTCTTATCCTCGGTCTCTTATCAGGGGGTCCATTTTTAAACTCGCGTTCCTTTACATCCTGTGGTTTCCCATAAAAATGCTCAGAAGCCCAAAATCCAATGGTCGTTATCGTGAAGATGGCTATCGCCATAACAAGTGTGTGTAAATACCCACCACCATCTAACATAGTCACCGCAAAACCGCCGTTAGTCCCAGCGATGAGTGATTTTAAGGCTTCACGGTGTATTCTGGACATAACTGGCAATATTCCAGTACTTTAAGAATAAACGTTTCTGATTAGTCCAACTCCACGCTCACCCGCTCCCCACTCCTTGCCGCCTCGTAAGCCGCTTCCGTCAAAGCCGTCACCGCCAGCGCGTCCCGAGCAGTAGCAGGTGGCTCCTCCCCGGACTCGATGCAGTCCACGAAGGCTTCGGCCTTGTTGCGCTGTTTGCTCCGGTCGATGAAGGGGATGACCGTCGTGGAGTCGGCGTCGATGCGCTCCAGTTCGCGTTCCTCCCACTGGCGGCCTTCGAGGTAGACCGCGCCTTCCTCGTCCCAGACGTGGACGTGTTCGCGCACGCACGGGGCGTCGCTGTGGACCGCGATGGTGCCGTGCGCGCCGTCGGCGAACTCGACGGTGAGGATGGCGCGCTGGTCCACCCGACCCTCGTCGTCGGCGAAGACCATCTCGGCGCTGACCTCCTCCGGGACGAGACCCGTGGTCCACAGCACCGCGTCGATGAGATGGCTCCCGGTGTCGTAGAGGTTGCCGCCGCCCGAGAGGTCCGGGTCGGTCCGCCACGTGTCCTCGAACCGCGAAATCCAGTCCTGCGTGATTTCGGCGCTGAGGTAGTCCGGCGAAAGCGTCTCGCCCTCGCCCTGCCACCGCTGGCGGGCGGTCT
Above is a genomic segment from Halorussus caseinilyticus containing:
- a CDS encoding DUF354 domain-containing protein — protein: MKYLFFTNTPAQVHQYRRAVAALRNRGHRALVLARDYGCTEALLEYYDLPYELYGRCETAKFSLARELPKHAARIVWRTRQYDPDCVFGRGAYAALAGTVARVPVVLVDDSGNTDLDHAISVPLVDAVLTPHTFEKDLGEKHYEFRGFKELAYLHPDEWEFQTDVREELGVGAEEDYAIVRLNAFGSHHDVGKAGFTPEKRRELVEALARDATVFVSDEGGDMDLDRVPAREFDLHPALLHDALAEASLLVADTQTMVTEAALLGTPAIRSNSFVGDDDMGNFVELEREGLIYNLESFDAVLDAATDILADDGADQRWRNLRDDYLADKVNLTEVVVAVAESVSATGEVSLAGIDRVSGVSPRGRDRTRARAFDPETVRSDGGRGDAGRTEGGRR
- a CDS encoding glycosyltransferase family 4 protein; its protein translation is MNVLNLVSNEDARFFEQQQKVLERRGVDCATMKPPGDHVAREDVTERSAGDYLRFVPQVVSESLEGYDVVHANYGLTAPAALAQVRLPVVLSLWGTDLMGEYGWLSKQCARYCDAVIVMSEEMARELGEPCHVIPHGIDMDRFAPRPKSEARPEVGWDPDARHVLFPYPPSQEVKNHPRARRVVERASEEVEADVELQVVYGVPHAEVATYMNAADALLLTSEREGSPNSVKEALSCNLPVVSTDVGDVADRLDGVSPACVSDDDDELVAGLVDVLDDPRPSDGRDAVRDISLGRMAERIECIYESVV
- a CDS encoding glycosyltransferase family 2 protein; translation: MSLQVAEGERTDESAERLLGNAHVVVGIPAYNEENAVGSTVLGVQRWADAVVVVDDGSTDRTSAIAEQADVTVLRHERNRGKGAAVRTLFAHARRTDCDALVLLDADGQHDPADIPTLAAPVVEGEADMVIGSRYLADDAGDETPAYRRLGQVVLDYCTSRVTGSDLTDTQSGFRAFSPESLERLSLTTDGMGVESEMIDSATSEGLTITERAIDARYDDLEGQTYNPVKHGLAVMLFLARLLKRRRPVSEER
- a CDS encoding alkaline phosphatase family protein translates to MSDGSVYVFGLDGVPPELVDRGIDAGRLPNFERMRAEGTDGTTRSTVPPLSMIAWSSFATGRNPGNHGVYNFMLKDEGEYGTDFVNADTLREQSVPVWEYLDAEGHRSGVMNVMPGYPPSRTSGFHVSDNITTPSSGSYAFPDELQQDIEERVGEYDVDPYEGYDDGTDEGNLKGLLDNFFEIEKNRIEVAKLLVEEYPCDFYSLVFSGPDNVLHVLGHVLDETHPKHDPQVAARYEDKPLQLLELYDDFLGWVMDRMSDDDSMLVLSDHGHGPVYQTINLNSWLYDAGYLELQSRPWTRLKQFGYNHVYDAVETVMSELNLFSKLKMGVARTSGGGSGPDLAELLTISRKDIDWSETAAFTVASGGQIYLNTDDHREGAIPERKYDAVRERLREELLAIEHPERGESVIDSVLYGEDVYGDEYEDTRPDLVCMPAPGYQIQYPQTMKTKRVFADPPKTGSHTSMNEMHGIFYAWGGPVENETGVTVDLTDFAPTACSLLDVPVPAEMDGDVRDDVVDVSAERDSYDGKVEAKRAVREVVGELQE
- a CDS encoding Gfo/Idh/MocA family protein, with the translated sequence MSQAEKLRVGVIGGGYIGTTVGRQFNTEPRSTVTALADVSADTRQAAGETLYVGDGSQYEDYREMLDAESLDAVLVGTPHTLHHEMVTAALDRNLHAFCDKPLTTDLDEARDLAERAEASEQVLMVGYQRHLNPAFKTARQRWQGEGETLSPDYLSAEITQDWISRFEDTWRTDPDLSGGGNLYDTGSHLIDAVLWTTGLVPEEVSAEMVFADDEGRVDQRAILTVEFADGAHGTIAVHSDAPCVREHVHVWDEEGAVYLEGRQWEERELERIDADSTTVIPFIDRSKQRNKAEAFVDCIESGEEPPATARDALAVTALTEAAYEAARSGERVSVELD